In Parasegetibacter sp. NRK P23, a single genomic region encodes these proteins:
- the rfbC gene encoding dTDP-4-dehydrorhamnose 3,5-epimerase: MPFTPTEFAGLLVFEPRVFEDNRGYFFESYNEAVFHEAGVTMKWVQDNQARSSYGVVRGLHFQAPPFTQTKLIRALQGTILDVVVDIRKEQPTYGKVFSIELSAENKKQLLVPAGFAHGYSVLSETAEVMYKCDNLYNKGAEGGLLPTDPSLAIDWKIPAEAMVLSEKDQVYPVLSQLQSPF; the protein is encoded by the coding sequence ATGCCCTTCACCCCAACTGAATTTGCCGGACTGCTGGTTTTTGAACCACGCGTATTCGAAGACAACCGCGGTTATTTCTTTGAAAGTTACAACGAAGCCGTTTTCCATGAAGCCGGCGTTACCATGAAATGGGTACAGGACAACCAGGCACGCTCCAGTTACGGTGTGGTACGCGGCCTGCATTTCCAGGCGCCCCCATTCACACAAACCAAGCTGATCCGTGCCCTCCAGGGCACGATCCTGGATGTGGTGGTGGATATCAGGAAAGAACAACCTACGTATGGCAAAGTATTTTCCATTGAACTGAGCGCGGAAAACAAAAAACAGTTGCTGGTACCCGCGGGTTTCGCCCACGGTTATTCGGTATTGAGTGAAACCGCGGAAGTAATGTACAAATGCGATAACCTTTACAATAAAGGGGCGGAAGGTGGATTGCTGCCAACAGATCCTTCACTCGCCATTGACTGGAAGATTCCTGCCGAGGCCATGGTATTATCGGAGAAGGATCAGGTATATCCCGTTCTTTCCCAATTGCAATCGCCTTTCTAG
- a CDS encoding glucosaminidase domain-containing protein, translating to MKTRLIITALLLISAFTFAQQPQNPEILEYIRQYKDIAMQEMIRTGVPAAIKLAQGIHETQAGKSDLVKRSNNHFGIKCKTTWTGEKVYHDDDARGECFRAYQRSEDSFRDHSDFLRNNQRYSALFTLKPTDYEGWANGLKKAGYATNPRYPAIIIKLVEDYNLQLYTEVALGLTKEPDMILVKNDNPPAPVFIPTKNTVESAPVVKPTAITRNRSKQWPTGTFTVNDTKVVYAPAGTSLLALAQEHRINLPRLLDFNDMDDKDVLEEGQLVFLQRKRRTGAAEHHLVAEGETLYAIAQEEGIRLENLLELNGLQKHFKPASGEKIYLRAKNPGKVAAFTEPTVTAMNRNTAPALNKNTVYHTVQQKETLYSIAKRYAVSVNELREWNGLAGEGLRIGQQLIIQTPAYAQDSGTR from the coding sequence ATGAAAACCAGATTGATTATTACCGCATTGCTGCTCATCTCCGCATTCACTTTCGCGCAGCAGCCCCAAAATCCTGAAATCCTGGAATACATCAGGCAATACAAGGATATCGCCATGCAGGAAATGATCAGGACAGGCGTTCCCGCGGCCATCAAACTAGCACAGGGTATCCATGAAACGCAGGCCGGAAAAAGCGATCTCGTGAAAAGATCCAACAACCATTTCGGAATCAAATGCAAAACTACCTGGACCGGCGAAAAAGTATACCACGACGACGATGCCAGAGGGGAGTGCTTCCGTGCTTACCAACGTTCAGAAGATTCTTTCCGGGATCACTCCGATTTTCTCCGCAACAATCAGCGTTACAGTGCCCTTTTTACCTTGAAACCCACGGATTATGAAGGATGGGCGAACGGATTGAAGAAAGCCGGATACGCCACCAACCCAAGGTATCCGGCCATCATCATCAAACTGGTGGAAGACTATAACCTTCAATTGTATACGGAAGTAGCGTTAGGATTGACGAAAGAACCGGATATGATCCTTGTGAAAAACGACAATCCACCCGCCCCGGTATTCATTCCAACAAAGAATACAGTGGAAAGCGCACCGGTGGTGAAACCGACGGCCATCACCCGCAACCGGTCCAAACAATGGCCCACCGGAACATTCACGGTAAACGATACCAAAGTGGTGTACGCGCCCGCGGGCACTTCATTGCTGGCCCTGGCACAGGAACACCGCATCAACCTGCCCCGTTTGCTTGATTTCAATGATATGGACGACAAAGATGTGCTGGAAGAAGGACAACTGGTATTCCTGCAACGCAAAAGAAGAACAGGTGCCGCGGAACACCACCTGGTGGCGGAAGGCGAAACACTGTACGCGATCGCGCAGGAAGAAGGCATCAGGTTGGAAAATTTGCTTGAGTTGAACGGCCTTCAAAAACATTTCAAACCCGCTTCCGGTGAAAAGATTTATCTCCGTGCAAAAAATCCCGGTAAGGTGGCCGCTTTTACGGAACCAACCGTAACGGCAATGAACAGGAACACCGCGCCTGCACTGAATAAAAACACTGTGTATCATACTGTTCAGCAAAAAGAAACGTTATACAGCATAGCAAAAAGGTATGCCGTATCGGTGAATGAGTTGCGGGAATGGAACGGACTGGCGGGAGAAGGACTCAGGATCGGACAGCAATTGATCATTCAAACCCCTGCCTATGCACAGGATTCAGGTACTCGATAA
- the rfbD gene encoding dTDP-4-dehydrorhamnose reductase codes for MKQHILVTGANGQLGRSLKELENTFPAFTFHFFSREDFPIDSAEKGEAIFSSIQPAFCINCAAYTAVDKAETEREIAEAINATAPGLLAELCRKHGARLIHISTDYVFSGNGQSPYLETDPVDPVNIYGAGKLKGEQLALQHDPATIIIRTSWVYAPFGHNFVKTMLRLMQERPQISVVADQTGTPTYAPDLAAAILQIVTQLRDNPEHPGGVYHFSNAGTTTWHGFATAIRDTWGHTTEVLPIPSEKFPTPAKRPGYSVLSKEKICADFGIKLKPWEDSLKTCIERIREQQ; via the coding sequence ATGAAGCAGCATATCCTGGTAACGGGTGCCAACGGCCAATTGGGAAGAAGTCTGAAGGAACTGGAAAATACTTTTCCGGCATTCACTTTCCACTTCTTTTCCAGAGAAGATTTTCCCATTGATTCCGCAGAGAAGGGTGAAGCCATCTTTTCTTCGATCCAACCTGCTTTCTGCATCAACTGCGCGGCCTACACGGCAGTGGATAAGGCTGAAACAGAAAGAGAAATCGCCGAAGCCATTAATGCCACCGCACCCGGATTGCTGGCTGAATTGTGCAGGAAGCATGGCGCAAGGCTGATCCATATTTCCACCGACTATGTATTCAGCGGCAATGGACAATCGCCCTACCTTGAAACGGATCCGGTGGATCCCGTAAACATTTACGGGGCCGGGAAGCTGAAAGGAGAGCAGTTGGCACTTCAGCACGATCCCGCCACCATCATCATCAGAACATCATGGGTGTACGCTCCGTTCGGACACAACTTCGTGAAAACGATGCTCCGGCTCATGCAGGAACGTCCGCAGATCAGCGTGGTAGCCGACCAGACCGGTACGCCAACGTATGCTCCTGACCTGGCCGCCGCCATCCTGCAGATCGTGACGCAGTTGCGGGATAACCCGGAACATCCGGGCGGCGTGTATCATTTCTCCAACGCCGGGACCACTACCTGGCACGGGTTTGCAACGGCTATCCGGGATACCTGGGGGCATACTACAGAAGTATTGCCCATTCCCTCGGAAAAATTTCCAACACCGGCTAAACGTCCGGGCTATTCCGTATTGTCTAAAGAGAAAATATGCGCGGATTTCGGGATAAAATTGAAGCCCTGGGAAGACAGTCTGAAAACCTGTATTGAAAGAATTCGAGAACAACAGTGA
- the hpt gene encoding hypoxanthine phosphoribosyltransferase: protein MHRIQVLDKSFEPYLSSTAISARVKEVASEINAVYEGKKPLFIAILNGSFMFASDLFKEVSIDAEICFIKLASYKGTKSSGQVVTAIGLDIDIFGRDVIIVEDIIDTGKTLDAFLPQLMHQQPASMKIAALLHKPEATVFPIKPDFLGFSIPDKFVVGYGLDYNGYGRNLDAIYKLAE from the coding sequence ATGCACAGGATTCAGGTACTCGATAAATCTTTTGAACCCTATCTTTCCAGCACTGCTATTTCGGCGCGCGTGAAAGAAGTGGCTTCGGAGATCAATGCTGTTTACGAGGGAAAGAAACCGTTGTTCATCGCTATCCTGAACGGTTCATTTATGTTCGCTTCCGATCTTTTTAAGGAAGTGAGCATTGACGCGGAGATCTGTTTCATCAAACTCGCATCGTACAAGGGCACCAAATCAAGCGGTCAGGTGGTGACGGCCATCGGGCTGGACATAGACATCTTCGGAAGGGACGTGATCATTGTGGAAGACATTATCGATACCGGTAAAACCCTTGACGCTTTCTTACCCCAGTTGATGCACCAGCAACCCGCCTCCATGAAAATCGCCGCCCTGCTGCACAAACCCGAAGCAACTGTTTTCCCCATAAAGCCGGATTTCCTGGGCTTCTCTATTCCCGACAAGTTCGTGGTTGGCTACGGACTGGATTACAACGGATATGGCAGAAACCTGGACGCCATCTATAAGCTGGCCGAGTGA
- the rfbB gene encoding dTDP-glucose 4,6-dehydratase — MQCMNTTAQKILITGGAGFIGSHVVRRMVTLYPQYQIFNLDALTYAGNLENLRDIEDAPNYTFLKADITDQEAINALFEAHGFTSVIHLAAESHVDRSIIDPLVFIKTNVMGTAVLLNAARQSWKGAYEGKRFYHVSTDEVYGSLGETGFFTEETPYDPRSPYSASKASSDHLVRAYHHTYGLPVVVSNCSNNYGSHHFPEKLIPLMINNIRNNKPLPVYGKGDNIRDWLFVEDHARAIDVIFHNGKNGDTYNIGGFNEWKNIDLVKTLCAIMDKKLGREAGTSEKLITYVTDRPGHDHRYAIDATKLNKELGWEPSLQFEEGLEKTVDWYLTNEAWVKNVTSGAYQQYYDKQYHER, encoded by the coding sequence ATGCAGTGCATGAACACTACCGCACAAAAAATACTGATTACAGGCGGAGCCGGTTTCATCGGCTCGCATGTGGTACGCAGAATGGTAACATTATACCCACAGTACCAGATCTTCAACCTGGACGCCCTTACCTATGCGGGCAACCTTGAAAACCTGCGGGATATTGAAGATGCCCCTAATTATACTTTCCTCAAAGCCGATATCACCGACCAGGAAGCCATTAACGCGCTTTTCGAAGCGCATGGTTTTACCAGTGTGATTCACCTGGCGGCTGAAAGTCATGTGGACCGGAGCATCATCGATCCACTGGTGTTCATCAAAACCAATGTGATGGGCACGGCGGTATTGCTGAACGCCGCGCGCCAAAGCTGGAAAGGAGCATACGAAGGGAAAAGGTTCTACCATGTTTCCACCGATGAAGTATATGGATCACTGGGAGAAACAGGCTTCTTCACGGAAGAAACGCCTTATGATCCCCGCTCCCCGTATTCGGCCTCGAAAGCATCTTCGGACCACCTGGTGCGGGCTTACCACCACACTTACGGGTTGCCCGTGGTGGTATCCAACTGTTCCAACAACTACGGATCGCATCACTTCCCCGAGAAGCTGATCCCGCTTATGATCAACAACATCCGCAACAATAAGCCGCTGCCCGTTTACGGAAAAGGAGACAATATCCGCGACTGGCTGTTCGTGGAGGACCATGCCCGCGCGATAGACGTGATCTTTCACAACGGCAAGAACGGCGACACCTACAATATAGGGGGTTTCAACGAGTGGAAAAACATAGACCTGGTGAAAACGCTGTGCGCCATCATGGACAAGAAACTCGGTCGCGAAGCAGGTACATCTGAGAAACTGATCACGTATGTTACCGATCGTCCGGGTCACGACCACCGTTATGCGATAGATGCCACCAAACTGAACAAAGAACTCGGCTGGGAACCTTCACTCCAGTTTGAGGAAGGACTGGAAAAAACCGTTGACTGGTACCTGACCAATGAAGCCTGGGTAAAGAACGTGACCTCCGGCGCCTACCAACAGTATTACGATAAACAATACCACGAACGCTAA
- a CDS encoding UDP-glucuronic acid decarboxylase family protein has translation MEKKRVLITGAAGFLGSHLCDRFIKEGFYVIGMDNLITGDLANIEHLFKREDFEFYHHDVSKFIHVPGKLDYILHFASPASPIDYLKIPIQTLKVGALGTHNCLGLAKAKGARMLVASTSEVYGDPLVHPQTEEYWGNVNPVGPRGVYDEAKRFMESITMAYHTFHNVETRIVRIFNTYGPRMRLNDGRALPAFIGQALRGEDLTVFGDGSQTRSFCYVDDLVEGIYRLLMSDHAYPVNVGNPDEISLLDFAEEIIKLTGTDQKIVFKPLPKDDPKQRKPDITKAKELLGWEPKVSRAEGLKITYDYFKSLPESEWKKMPKEFK, from the coding sequence ATGGAAAAAAAACGTGTACTCATTACCGGGGCGGCCGGATTTCTCGGTTCTCACCTTTGCGACAGGTTCATTAAAGAAGGATTTTATGTGATCGGGATGGACAATCTGATCACCGGAGACCTCGCCAACATTGAGCACCTGTTCAAAAGAGAAGATTTTGAATTCTACCACCACGACGTGAGTAAGTTCATTCATGTGCCGGGAAAACTCGATTATATCCTTCACTTTGCCTCCCCCGCAAGCCCGATCGACTACCTTAAGATTCCCATTCAAACCCTGAAAGTGGGCGCGCTGGGTACGCACAATTGCCTTGGACTCGCCAAAGCAAAAGGTGCCCGTATGCTGGTAGCCTCCACCTCCGAGGTGTATGGCGACCCGTTGGTGCACCCGCAAACGGAAGAATACTGGGGCAACGTAAACCCGGTTGGTCCGCGTGGTGTGTACGATGAGGCCAAACGCTTCATGGAATCAATCACCATGGCCTACCATACTTTCCATAACGTGGAGACCAGGATCGTCCGCATCTTTAATACGTATGGCCCAAGGATGCGCCTCAACGACGGACGCGCGTTACCCGCATTTATCGGCCAGGCATTAAGAGGCGAAGACCTCACCGTTTTCGGTGACGGCTCACAAACACGTTCTTTCTGTTACGTGGATGATCTTGTGGAAGGTATCTACCGCCTGCTGATGAGCGATCATGCCTATCCCGTGAACGTTGGTAATCCCGATGAGATATCCCTGCTCGATTTCGCCGAAGAGATCATTAAACTTACCGGAACCGATCAGAAGATCGTTTTCAAACCATTGCCCAAAGATGATCCCAAGCAGAGAAAGCCAGATATCACCAAGGCAAAGGAACTATTAGGCTGGGAACCGAAAGTATCCAGGGCAGAAGGTTTGAAGATCACTTACGACTACTTCAAATCCCTGCCGGAATCGGAATGGAAGAAAATGCCCAAAGAATTCAAATAA
- a CDS encoding sodium:solute symporter, with amino-acid sequence MSASLLFTIVLIYFVVLLAVAFYTSRNSNNDSFFIGNKKSNWMLVAFGMIGTSLSGVTFVSVPGTVGGAGFAYFQVVIGYLIGYLLIAFVLLPLYYRLNLTSIYNYLLQRFGVVSYKTGALFFIISRTLGATARLFLVINVLQIFILDNLGVPFWVTTFIILLMIVLYTYEGGVKTIVFTDTLQTTFMLLGLVICTWYIMTNIGETFGSTMTILAEKSYTRIFNTDVNSSSYFLKHIMGGAFITVAMTGLDQEMMQKNISVKNLKDSRKNMLSFSVVMALVNFLFLFLGGLLYLFAESRGIKVPADDLFPTVALQFMPTAVSIIFIIGLISALFPSADGALTALTSSYCIDIIGLKRREDWDEQKRKKVRLAVHFTFTLIFFLAVMGFKWMNNKSIIDVILKVAGFTYGPLLGLFAFGILTKRSINDKLALAVCLLAPTLILAVDFLNNPAWYEDQLKLGGNWLESVKSWSEGVFGSFRIGYEILIYNGIVTFFGLWAISKPSLKPSL; translated from the coding sequence ATGTCTGCATCCCTGCTTTTTACCATCGTACTCATTTATTTCGTGGTTTTGCTGGCGGTGGCTTTCTATACTTCCCGTAATTCCAACAACGATTCTTTTTTCATCGGCAACAAAAAATCGAACTGGATGCTGGTGGCTTTCGGCATGATCGGCACCTCGCTCAGTGGGGTTACATTTGTTTCCGTGCCGGGAACTGTGGGCGGAGCGGGTTTCGCCTATTTCCAGGTGGTGATCGGTTACCTCATTGGTTACCTGCTGATTGCTTTTGTGTTGCTCCCATTGTATTACAGGCTCAACCTCACCTCTATTTACAATTACCTGCTGCAGCGCTTCGGGGTGGTATCTTATAAAACGGGCGCCTTGTTTTTCATCATCTCCCGCACTCTGGGCGCCACCGCGCGTTTGTTCCTGGTGATTAATGTTTTGCAGATTTTCATTCTCGATAATTTAGGGGTGCCGTTTTGGGTCACCACATTCATCATCCTGCTCATGATTGTGTTGTACACCTACGAGGGTGGGGTAAAAACCATCGTTTTCACGGATACCCTGCAAACAACGTTCATGTTGCTGGGCCTCGTGATCTGTACCTGGTACATCATGACGAATATCGGTGAAACCTTCGGCTCTACGATGACCATTCTCGCGGAGAAAAGCTATACCCGCATCTTCAATACAGACGTCAACAGTTCTTCTTATTTCCTGAAACACATAATGGGCGGCGCTTTCATTACCGTGGCCATGACCGGACTTGACCAGGAGATGATGCAAAAGAATATCAGCGTAAAGAACCTGAAAGACTCTCGGAAAAATATGCTGAGTTTCAGCGTGGTGATGGCGCTCGTGAATTTCCTGTTCCTTTTCCTCGGCGGACTACTGTACCTGTTTGCGGAGAGCCGCGGCATCAAAGTACCAGCGGATGATCTTTTCCCTACGGTGGCACTTCAGTTCATGCCTACGGCAGTATCCATCATTTTTATCATTGGCCTGATATCCGCCTTGTTTCCCAGTGCCGACGGCGCCCTTACCGCCCTCACTTCTTCCTATTGCATAGATATTATCGGGCTGAAACGCCGCGAAGACTGGGACGAACAGAAAAGAAAAAAAGTGCGGCTTGCGGTGCATTTCACCTTTACCCTGATCTTTTTCCTGGCTGTGATGGGTTTTAAATGGATGAACAACAAATCCATAATCGATGTGATCCTGAAAGTGGCCGGGTTCACCTACGGGCCTTTGCTCGGTTTGTTCGCCTTTGGGATCCTTACGAAACGTTCCATCAACGACAAACTCGCGCTGGCCGTGTGTTTGCTTGCACCCACATTGATCCTTGCCGTGGATTTTCTCAACAATCCAGCTTGGTACGAGGACCAGTTAAAACTGGGTGGCAACTGGCTTGAAAGCGTGAAATCTTGGTCGGAAGGCGTGTTTGGTTCCTTCAGAATAGGCTATGAAATACTTATTTACAACGGCATTGTTACTTTCTTCGGGTTATGGGCCATTTCTAAACCTTCTCTAAAACCTTCATTATAA
- a CDS encoding UDP-glucose/GDP-mannose dehydrogenase family protein, which produces MNIAVVGTGYVGLVTGTCFAETGNNVTCVDIDARKVEKLSGGEITIYEPGLEKLFLRNLKEERLRFTTNLAEGIEDAQIIFLALPTPPGEDGSADLKYILGVSEDLGKLLKDYKVIIDKSTVPVGTAEKVAAAVRKNYNGEFDVVSNPEFLREGVAVEDFMKPDRVVIGTNSDRARKLMGELYAPFVRSGNPIYFMDERSAELTKYAANSFLATKISFMNEIAQLCERLGADVDMVRKGIGSDERIGKRFLFPGIGYGGSCFPKDVQALVKSSTEVDYDFQILNAVMDVNEKQKLHLMPKIEKYFNGDLKGKHFALWGLAFKPNTDDIREAPALYMIEALTAQGATITAYDPEAMKNVKSVVGDKINYAESQYDALENADALIIATEWNEFRTPDFLKIVSSLNNKVIFDGRNLFETESVKKLGFHYESIGRP; this is translated from the coding sequence ATGAACATCGCAGTCGTAGGTACAGGCTATGTAGGCCTGGTAACAGGAACCTGTTTCGCCGAAACCGGAAATAACGTAACCTGTGTGGATATTGACGCCAGGAAAGTAGAAAAACTCTCCGGCGGAGAAATCACCATTTATGAACCAGGACTTGAAAAACTATTCCTGCGTAACCTGAAAGAAGAAAGACTCCGCTTCACCACGAACCTGGCCGAAGGCATTGAGGATGCTCAGATCATTTTCCTGGCTCTCCCCACACCTCCCGGAGAAGATGGTTCCGCCGACCTTAAATACATCCTCGGCGTTTCCGAAGATCTCGGCAAGTTGTTGAAAGATTATAAAGTAATTATTGATAAAAGCACCGTCCCCGTAGGCACCGCCGAAAAAGTGGCCGCCGCGGTACGGAAAAATTACAATGGCGAATTTGATGTGGTTTCCAACCCGGAATTTCTTCGGGAAGGTGTAGCCGTAGAAGATTTCATGAAGCCAGATCGTGTGGTGATCGGCACCAACTCAGATAGGGCACGCAAGTTAATGGGTGAATTGTACGCGCCGTTTGTACGCTCCGGCAACCCGATTTACTTTATGGATGAAAGGTCCGCCGAACTTACTAAATATGCGGCCAACTCCTTCCTCGCCACGAAGATATCCTTCATGAACGAGATCGCGCAACTTTGCGAACGCCTCGGCGCCGATGTGGATATGGTAAGAAAAGGAATCGGCAGCGACGAAAGGATCGGGAAAAGATTCCTGTTCCCCGGTATAGGTTACGGTGGTTCCTGCTTCCCTAAAGATGTGCAGGCTCTGGTTAAATCATCCACTGAAGTAGACTATGATTTTCAGATTCTGAACGCCGTGATGGACGTAAATGAGAAGCAGAAATTGCACCTCATGCCCAAAATTGAAAAATATTTCAACGGCGATCTGAAAGGAAAACATTTCGCACTGTGGGGGCTTGCTTTCAAACCAAACACGGATGATATCCGCGAAGCGCCAGCCTTGTATATGATTGAAGCGCTTACCGCGCAAGGCGCCACCATTACGGCTTATGACCCCGAAGCCATGAAGAATGTAAAATCTGTTGTAGGAGATAAAATCAACTACGCGGAAAGCCAGTACGATGCGCTGGAAAATGCGGACGCACTCATCATCGCTACAGAATGGAATGAGTTCAGAACACCCGATTTCCTGAAAATCGTTTCATCCCTCAACAACAAAGTAATCTTCGATGGCCGTAACCTCTTCGAAACGGAGTCAGTAAAAAAACTAGGATTCCACTACGAAAGCATTGGACGCCCCTAA
- a CDS encoding von Willebrand factor type A domain-containing protein — MAETWTPSISWPSDPGTPKYAIRLKVAITILLLLQVMQAKAQFYLRGELRDESGKPVANAKIVLRSAGYVYFSGSSGGFGITSATASDSIDITADGFYPHSAKVSAQQFAVIPLKTISRNSSIQKPGLSSFTKGLVFNDQYRWTVGTETYSSLLENEFIETGKFPETGFAVNIHKASYSNIRRFLNMESPVPPDAVRLEEVLNYFNFNYKAPPRDSIWAGSTRLSDCPWNKNNKLLFLQLSAKKLDMEKVPPGNLVFLIDISGSMDMPNRLPLLKSAFQLMVENLRPTDTVSIVVYGSTVGVWMPPTSGGDKKTIKKYIEDLAPGGATAGASGILFAYALAKNKFIPGGNNRVILATDGDFNVGQTSDKELEELIVRHRMEGIYLTCLGVGMGNYKDSKLEMLAKRGNGNFAYLDHEKEAEKVLVTELTQTLYAVANDVFVNLKFDPEQVAGYRLIGFDNKLNALNDSTSELEGGEVGSGHSLMAMVELSLKHPPTVGKVETALGRAEIAYRLPNDSITRRHVLSIEPDYKPLNEMDGCHRMATSLVMFGSMLKASPYTKNITWNEVQALAQGAVEKENPLHTEYLRMLEQAKKIYSGKKKRKRSE, encoded by the coding sequence ATGGCAGAAACCTGGACGCCATCTATAAGCTGGCCGAGTGATCCCGGCACACCCAAATATGCTATCCGATTGAAAGTTGCCATTACGATACTGCTTTTATTGCAGGTAATGCAGGCCAAGGCCCAGTTTTACCTGAGAGGCGAATTGCGCGACGAAAGCGGGAAACCGGTGGCCAACGCAAAGATTGTACTCCGCTCCGCGGGTTACGTCTATTTCAGTGGCTCCTCAGGTGGATTCGGCATTACCAGTGCAACAGCTTCAGACTCTATCGATATTACAGCGGATGGCTTCTATCCGCATTCAGCAAAAGTAAGCGCGCAGCAGTTCGCTGTTATCCCGCTGAAAACCATTTCCCGGAACAGCAGTATTCAGAAGCCCGGACTCAGTTCCTTTACGAAAGGCCTGGTTTTTAACGATCAATACCGTTGGACGGTGGGAACGGAAACCTACAGCAGTTTGCTGGAGAACGAATTTATCGAGACTGGTAAATTTCCTGAAACGGGCTTCGCCGTAAACATCCACAAAGCTTCTTATTCCAACATCCGACGGTTCCTGAATATGGAAAGTCCCGTTCCGCCCGATGCCGTTCGCCTGGAAGAAGTCCTGAACTATTTTAACTTCAACTACAAAGCTCCGCCCCGGGACAGTATCTGGGCCGGCTCCACCAGGTTGAGCGATTGCCCCTGGAACAAAAACAACAAACTCCTGTTCCTGCAACTCAGCGCGAAAAAGCTCGACATGGAGAAGGTGCCGCCCGGCAATCTCGTTTTCCTGATAGATATTTCCGGTTCTATGGACATGCCCAACCGGTTGCCACTCCTGAAATCGGCTTTCCAGCTAATGGTGGAGAACCTCCGCCCAACGGATACCGTCTCCATTGTGGTGTACGGCAGCACCGTTGGTGTATGGATGCCGCCTACCAGCGGTGGCGATAAAAAGACCATCAAAAAATACATAGAAGACCTGGCGCCAGGAGGGGCCACGGCGGGCGCTTCGGGTATCCTTTTCGCTTACGCGCTCGCGAAAAATAAATTCATCCCCGGCGGCAACAACCGGGTGATTCTGGCCACGGATGGTGATTTTAACGTAGGACAAACTTCAGATAAAGAGTTGGAGGAACTCATCGTGCGACACAGGATGGAAGGCATATACCTGACCTGCCTCGGCGTGGGAATGGGCAACTACAAAGATTCTAAACTGGAAATGCTCGCGAAACGGGGAAATGGAAATTTCGCCTACCTCGACCATGAAAAGGAAGCGGAAAAAGTATTGGTCACAGAACTTACCCAAACACTATATGCCGTTGCCAACGATGTATTTGTTAACCTGAAATTCGATCCGGAACAGGTGGCGGGCTACCGGTTAATAGGCTTCGACAACAAACTCAACGCCCTGAACGATTCCACCAGCGAACTGGAGGGTGGGGAAGTGGGTTCCGGACATTCACTGATGGCCATGGTGGAACTGAGTCTGAAACATCCGCCAACAGTTGGAAAGGTTGAGACCGCGTTGGGAAGGGCTGAAATCGCTTATCGTTTACCCAACGACAGCATCACGAGAAGACATGTATTGTCGATTGAACCTGATTACAAACCCCTCAACGAAATGGATGGATGCCACCGTATGGCCACTTCGCTCGTGATGTTCGGTTCCATGTTGAAGGCTTCTCCCTACACGAAGAACATCACCTGGAACGAGGTGCAGGCGCTGGCGCAGGGGGCGGTGGAAAAAGAAAATCCTTTACACACCGAGTACCTCCGAATGCTGGAGCAGGCGAAAAAGATTTATTCCGGAAAGAAAAAAAGAAAGCGATCGGAGTGA
- a CDS encoding O-methyltransferase → MDIVSPEITAYADRFTSADDPLREMLLKDTLENHPHAHMVSGRQQGRFLEMVSRMLQPRRILEIGTFTGYSALCLAEGLPPDGRLHTLELRTEDAQKAQSYFNRSPHASRIILHTGNALEVLPELEEVWDLVFLDADKTAYLAYYEMVVERIRPGGILLADNVLFHGQVLEEPIKGKNAKAVHAFNEAVANDPRVETVLLTIRDGLLMVRRK, encoded by the coding sequence TTGGATATTGTTTCACCAGAAATAACGGCTTATGCCGACCGGTTCACCAGCGCCGATGATCCTTTAAGGGAAATGTTGCTGAAGGATACGCTGGAAAACCATCCGCATGCCCATATGGTGAGTGGCCGGCAACAGGGACGTTTCCTTGAAATGGTGAGCCGGATGCTGCAACCGCGCAGGATATTGGAAATAGGTACCTTCACCGGTTACAGCGCACTTTGCCTGGCGGAAGGGTTACCACCCGATGGCAGGCTCCATACCCTTGAACTGAGAACGGAAGATGCCCAGAAGGCACAAAGCTATTTTAACAGGTCGCCACACGCTTCCCGGATAATTTTACATACCGGTAATGCGTTAGAAGTGCTGCCGGAACTGGAGGAAGTCTGGGACCTGGTGTTCCTGGATGCCGACAAAACCGCTTACCTTGCTTACTATGAGATGGTGGTGGAACGCATCCGGCCCGGAGGTATTTTACTGGCAGACAATGTGTTGTTTCACGGCCAGGTGTTGGAAGAGCCGATTAAAGGAAAGAACGCCAAAGCCGTCCACGCCTTCAACGAGGCGGTGGCGAACGACCCCAGGGTGGAAACTGTATTGCTCACCATACGCGACGGGTTGCTGATGGTGCGCCGGAAATAA